The genomic region TAAAAGCTTTAAAAGAGAATTTAGGACGTGAGTTAAAGTATTTATACGGATTTGAAAGACATGAACTTATTTATGGTTCGGGTAAAGATTTTGACCGTGAGTTAAGAAAGAGAATAAACAATACAATAGAATTTTTAAACGGGAAGAAAGAGAGAACGGTATTTGAGCCGGCGTCTTACGCACAGTTTAATAAGAAAAAAGAAGCAGTAGAAGTATACGCTAACAGAGTTTTACTGGCTGCGACAGTAGTGGGCGGAGTAAAGGCCGGAGCTGGCAAATTATCAACGTCCGGGCCGGTAGCGGCGCAAAAGCCTACATTTAGGGTAAGAACAAACCCCTCGGGCAATGTAAGAACGCCCGCCGCGGCAGCGTTAAACACGCCCAAACCCACGCTTAGAGTAACGCAGCCAAGCCAAGTAAGCGCGAGCTACAACGGCAACGCGGCGTATAATGGCAACGCGGCATTAAAAATAAACCCTGAAGTATCGCCGTTAACGGTAAGCAAGGCAATCGCGCAGCCGCAGGCGGCAACGGTGCCGGCGGCAAAACCTGTAACAGTAAGCGCGAGGCCGCAGGTATGGGCGGTTCCTTTTACCTTAGACAAGGCGATAAAAGACGGGAAACCCGCCTATTTTGGAGAAGAGTTAAAAGAAAGGAAAGGGTATAACAAATCACAGCTTGAGCACATGATAAAGACGGGGCAAAAGATAACTGAAGGTGATTTATTATCGCTCGGATATGAGGAACAGGAAGAGATAAGGCAGCTTGCTATGTCTTACGGGTTATATAGAAGAACGTTTATAACGCCGCCGCTTCAAGGCGCCGCCGGCATATCCGCCCGAAAAAACAGCAATAAAGGCAGTAGCTCAAAAACAATAGTTAATGAACTTTCTTTAAAAAACCAGCAAGAGCAAGATCAAAAAAAAGAAAAAACAACACAAAGCGCAAGTTACAAAAGCATTGTAAAAAAACCTTTTGGGTATTATGAGCTTACGCCTAATTACAACGCTTTACAAGAATATTTAAAAAAAGAACTTTCTTTAGTCAGCAAAAGAACCTCCTTTTTTAATTTAATTCCTTACGCTAACCAGCTTTTAAGTAACATTAACCCTGAAACCGAAACAGAATTTAACACGGCTATAATGACGCTCAGGCGCAACCAAATTGAACTTTTAAAGCCGCACGCTCAAAAAAATTATATGCAAGCCGAATCCGAAAGGCAAATTAATCTAGCAAAAAACTATAAGTTCAAATTAATAGATAATACACAAAAGGAAATGTTTTTTAAATTTGCCCCCAGACAAATTACATATAACGGGCAAACGAAATACGTTCCCACCCTTGAGTATGAAATAAGGCAAGGGGTTTTCCGTTACAGAAATTACCCTGATTTCGCTTTGGCCCTAATGAGAGAATCGCTAGACAACCACGGCTTTAATACAGAGGTTACCGCCGATATTGAAAACGGTAAAGTAACGGTTACATATGAAACAAAAGAATATATTTACAGAGATTCTTTTTGCCAGGGCAGCCATGAAATACAGGAACTTAACCGATGGCATTTTCACATAAGAAAACACCGTTTTGATAAAAGAACGGGCACTTCTCTCGTGGCAAACTATTCTTACGATCTGCTTCACCCAAAACCAAGTGACGAAACGGGCAGACTAAACCTTAACGGTGATATTATATATTTTAAAGAATTTCAAAAATCCGACGCCAGCCTTGTGTCAAAGTTTCTGTATAATAACTTAACAGAAATAAATAATAAAAATATTACCGATTCACAACAGAGAGAGCGCAGGATTAATTTTAAATCCATAGACGGACTTGAAGCGCCGCCTACGATCGGCAAACCTGCAATAAAAACAAAAGATAGCAAAGAAAATTCCGTAAAAGAAATTTTAAAAGATATTACCGTAATTGAGCAATATTCAGGCAAACCCGTATGGGCGCTTTATGCTAATGATAAACCCGCTTTTTATTTAAAATATTCATACCCCGAAGAGGCCTCTAATTTAAAAAAGTTAGAAGCATTGGGCAAAAAAGGGTTTTTTGAAAAATACAACCTTTGGGATATTGAATATCCTAAAGTAGTTACAGACAACCTTAAAAACCTGCCTGAGGAAGCCGAAGAAATGCTGGCTGTTGATTACGCTAAATTTTTAAACAGCCCTTACCAAAGCGGATTTTACGGCGAATATCCTTTTATTATGACCGCCATTGACGTAAGCGGAGTAAACCCGTACGAGTTTGTATTACCCGCGGCTATTGAGCATTTGGGCGGCAAACCGATGACACAACAGGAAATGAACCAGCTTTACGAGCTTTTTAAAGATTTAAATAAAAACGGCGTGGTACATGGGGATACTCAATATAACCTTCCTATTAAAAGAACAGCCGACGGCAAAATGAGCGTAAAACTTTATGATTTAGAACCTTTAAAAGAAGAGGAACCTTTTAATAAAGATTTGCTTGATTTACAAAAAATGGAAGAAAAAGCATTGAAATATAATTTATTAGAAAACCCTGCCTCTTCTATAAAACCTGAGGTTTTTTCAGCAAAGTCCGCCGCTGAAGCGGCCCCACAGGCAAAAGCAGTATACAATTTTGAAGAAGTTGAAAAAAACATAAAAAAAGCAACTTTTAAATTAAAAAACCCCGCCACTAAAAAGGTTCGCGCAAGCGGCTTTTTTGCAGAAGTGGAACTGGACGGGCAAAAAAAGATTTACGGGGTTATAGTGTCGCACGCGGCATTTTCACAAAAAGGCAATATGGGCTGGACAAATGAAAAACATACGATAAGTTTAAAAGTAAACGATAAACAAACCGATATTATTACTAACATAGCCGCAATGGGTACAACTAATACGGGCGGCGCCGATATAGCCCTTCTTAACGTGCCTGAGGAATTACTGCCCCATATTTTTCCTTTAAAACTGGCAAACACGACATTAAAAAAAGGGTCTGTAACAACTTCTTTCGGTTACCCCGAAGGCAAATTTATAAAAGTGCCGGGAAGGGAAACTCTTGATATTTCAGGTATGAAAATAACAACAACGTTTAATTTTCCCCACGGGATAAGTGATAAATCCTGCGGCAGCCCTTTGCTTGATAAAAACGGCTATGTTGTAGGCGTGCATAACGCAAGCGATATAAGCAAAACCAGAAGTTTTGCCGTAAATTCAAATGTTATAACGCATTTACTAAACGCGCGTAAAAACAACGGCAAATATGAAATAAATTTAACCTACAACAACAAAAATATAGGGGAATCAATAAATATTGATGAAACCGTTTCAAGCGTTTCGCTTGAAAGGAATAAAACAAAAATAGCATTTCTCACAACCAATCAACAAGGCATTGACCCCGCAAACCTTTCCCAGCTTTTCCCTCGTTTACTCCCGGGTGAGGAAGTTACTCTTCTTGTAAAAAATAATTTAGGACAAACCCGTCTTATAACTTTTACAGTACCAAAAGATTTTTAATATTAACCATAAAAAACCCCCGCTTTAAGCGGGGGTTTTAAATGGTAAGTTTTACTCTTCCGAAGGCTTCATCTTTTCCAAATCTTCAATAAGACTCATAAGCGTAGGCTGGAGTTTATTTACATATTCTTCCTCAAAAGCGTTAAGCCTGGTTTCAAGCTTTGATATGGCTTTAAGAAGCTCGGTAGTTCTGTTTTCGCTTAACAGGCGCAATTCCTCATTATGGTAATGAATATCCCTTATTTTTTCTTTTAAATCATCAATTTCCAACGATAATTCCCCATACGGGCCGCCCATACTGGCGCGTTTTATAGTAGCCGCTATAGAAGACGGCGTTTTAACATCGTTCTCTGTTTGCGCAGCGGGAGGTTCAGTTATAAAAACGCCTTCATCGGCCGCGGATTCGCGGTATTTTGCCGTAAAATAGAACAGCAAAGCAAAAGTAATTGTAAAGCCAACGGCTGCTAATATAAAAGTTATGCTCATAATTTTATTATACTATCATTTTTAATTTTTTACCAAACAGCTTAAATTATTGAAATAAGCTCAAATTTTAAATCTACCTCAGCGAAAGTATCATAATAATACAAACTGTAAGGTAAAACTGAGTTATTATACTCACGGTAATCCTCATAACTCATTTTTATGCTACCCACACTCATGTGTATCGGAAATTCATTGCCCAATGGGTAAACATACGTAACCTTGCCTATTTTATGCTTTCGTTTTACTTCCAGGTAATTATCGGCGCGCAGTTTAACTTTGTTAACTTCTTCCGGCTCTAATAAAAGAGCGTAAATAAATTTTTCAAACCTTCCTTTTATTATACCCGTGTTAATATCGGGCAAAATGTAATTATATGTTATAACGCCGTTTTGCATAACCGCGTCTATAACTTTTGTACCCAAAGGTCCAAGCATTTTAATTGAATATTCATTATAATCAATTTCTTTAAATATCAAAACGCCTTCAAGTTTTAAATCCCTTATACCTGCCTGAATTTTAAAAGCTACGGCGCTTTCGCCATGACTGAAATACGAGGGGATTCCTCTTCCTCTATTCATGGCTTCATAATCTTTTTTTCCCCCGAAACCAGCGCAACCCGCGGTTAAAACCGCAGCAATAAGAAGTATTGTAATCCTTTTAAACATTTTATCATTCCTTAATTTTTTATATATTATATATATTATGCAAAATTTATCGACTTATGTGTTTTGTACTTTATGCGCGCTTTTAATTTCCTCAATACTGGCGCCCGCGCTTGTGTTTATAACAAACGGCAGATTTACCGATAAACCCGGCGGCATTAAAAATCACATCGGAAACATACCGCTTGTAGGCGGTACTGCTATAGTGGCGGGTTTTTTTATAAGTCTTTTAATAATCCGTTTTACTACTGACTTCCCGAGCGGCACTTTGCACAGCTTAAGAGGCATTTTTCTTGGCGGTTTTATAATTTACTTTACTGGGATAGTTGACGATTTAAAAAAGCCCAAAGGCATAAACCCCGGCCTTAAGCTGCTTGGACAGGCGGCAGCGGCTTACATATTAATACATTACGGCATTAAAATTAATTTTATCGAAAATGTTTGGATTGCAAACACTCTTACTCTTATATGGATAATAGGTCTTACAAATGCTTTTAACTTATTAGATATTATGGACGGCCTTTCCGTAAGCCAGGCGGCGTGCGCTTCTTTATTTTTCATTATAATCGCGCTGCCTTCCGAACATATTTACGTTAATTTTACGGCGGCGGCGCTTTTAGGTGCGGCTTTAGGTTTTTGGCCGTATAACCACAGCAAAAGGCAAAAAATATTTATGGGCGACGGCGGAAGCATGTTTTTGGGTTTTGTTTTAGCGGCGGTATCTTTGGGAACGGAATATTCCGCAAAAAACCCTATGGCCGTTTTAGCGCCTATTCTTATTTTAGCCGTGCCTTTGTGGGACACGGGCTTTGTGTTTTTAGTAAGGACAATACAGGGTAAAAACCCTTTTTTAGGTTCACCCGACCACGCTGTTATTCTTTTAAGAAATAAAGGCTTAACGCCAAATACCATACTGGCTTTATTTTTAACAGCATCAATAGGTTACGGTGCGCTGGCTTTGATAGTAATAAACGTTTCCGATTTTTGGACATACATTATCTTCGCCTTTTCAATGGTTGATATGACCGCCGCCGCGCATATGATTTATAAATTTAAAGGATTAAAATGAAAACCGATATCTTAATTATAGGAGCGGGAATAACCGGCCTCAGCGCGGCTTACCACATAGGTAAAAAACGTGATTTTTTGCTGCTTGAGCAAGATTCCGAACCCGGCGGGCTTTGCAAAAGTATCGAGCAAGACGGATTCACATTTGACTACAGCGGCCACGTGGCCCATGTGCAAAGCGAATATGTAAGA from Elusimicrobium minutum Pei191 harbors:
- a CDS encoding MraY family glycosyltransferase, which codes for MQNLSTYVFCTLCALLISSILAPALVFITNGRFTDKPGGIKNHIGNIPLVGGTAIVAGFFISLLIIRFTTDFPSGTLHSLRGIFLGGFIIYFTGIVDDLKKPKGINPGLKLLGQAAAAYILIHYGIKINFIENVWIANTLTLIWIIGLTNAFNLLDIMDGLSVSQAACASLFFIIIALPSEHIYVNFTAAALLGAALGFWPYNHSKRQKIFMGDGGSMFLGFVLAAVSLGTEYSAKNPMAVLAPILILAVPLWDTGFVFLVRTIQGKNPFLGSPDHAVILLRNKGLTPNTILALFLTASIGYGALALIVINVSDFWTYIIFAFSMVDMTAAAHMIYKFKGLK
- a CDS encoding trypsin-like peptidase domain-containing protein yields the protein MHKIFSNTVALILFASLAGQSAYTQPLPQSNIPTSAFSQYSKQSRVNELYGRIGNKIHINNTLVTKHWTDRLFSYPHREAGIKKLEQYDFYKKQDFRISREKYAADNPETSTRTEMALFPAKNAYLVNELVEEIREVSELAPNEQTILLLVRIVKSPYAHEYAHIEALIALGNIAGRNKFQSRSAEEIKALKENLGRELKYLYGFERHELIYGSGKDFDRELRKRINNTIEFLNGKKERTVFEPASYAQFNKKKEAVEVYANRVLLAATVVGGVKAGAGKLSTSGPVAAQKPTFRVRTNPSGNVRTPAAAALNTPKPTLRVTQPSQVSASYNGNAAYNGNAALKINPEVSPLTVSKAIAQPQAATVPAAKPVTVSARPQVWAVPFTLDKAIKDGKPAYFGEELKERKGYNKSQLEHMIKTGQKITEGDLLSLGYEEQEEIRQLAMSYGLYRRTFITPPLQGAAGISARKNSNKGSSSKTIVNELSLKNQQEQDQKKEKTTQSASYKSIVKKPFGYYELTPNYNALQEYLKKELSLVSKRTSFFNLIPYANQLLSNINPETETEFNTAIMTLRRNQIELLKPHAQKNYMQAESERQINLAKNYKFKLIDNTQKEMFFKFAPRQITYNGQTKYVPTLEYEIRQGVFRYRNYPDFALALMRESLDNHGFNTEVTADIENGKVTVTYETKEYIYRDSFCQGSHEIQELNRWHFHIRKHRFDKRTGTSLVANYSYDLLHPKPSDETGRLNLNGDIIYFKEFQKSDASLVSKFLYNNLTEINNKNITDSQQRERRINFKSIDGLEAPPTIGKPAIKTKDSKENSVKEILKDITVIEQYSGKPVWALYANDKPAFYLKYSYPEEASNLKKLEALGKKGFFEKYNLWDIEYPKVVTDNLKNLPEEAEEMLAVDYAKFLNSPYQSGFYGEYPFIMTAIDVSGVNPYEFVLPAAIEHLGGKPMTQQEMNQLYELFKDLNKNGVVHGDTQYNLPIKRTADGKMSVKLYDLEPLKEEEPFNKDLLDLQKMEEKALKYNLLENPASSIKPEVFSAKSAAEAAPQAKAVYNFEEVEKNIKKATFKLKNPATKKVRASGFFAEVELDGQKKIYGVIVSHAAFSQKGNMGWTNEKHTISLKVNDKQTDIITNIAAMGTTNTGGADIALLNVPEELLPHIFPLKLANTTLKKGSVTTSFGYPEGKFIKVPGRETLDISGMKITTTFNFPHGISDKSCGSPLLDKNGYVVGVHNASDISKTRSFAVNSNVITHLLNARKNNGKYEINLTYNNKNIGESINIDETVSSVSLERNKTKIAFLTTNQQGIDPANLSQLFPRLLPGEEVTLLVKNNLGQTRLITFTVPKDF